The segment GGAGGGATGCGAAATCCGGACCACTCGGGCTTTTGGACGCATGGTCACACGCCGTTACAGAAGCCTGACCGGGCGTGGTAGAGGGGGGCGATGATCGACGCGCTCGCCTTTCCTTCCCCCGGAGGGGGAAGGTGCCCGAACGGCGGAAGGGGGATGTCGAAGCCGGACCTCTCCGTTCGTCTTCGACATCCCCCTTCCGGCGCTGCGCGCCACCTTCCCCCTCCGGGGGAAGGGACATGATCCGTCGGCTCTACGACTGGGTGATCGCCCTGGCCGGGCATCGCCGGGCGATCCCGGCGATGGGCGTGGTGTCCTTCGCCGAGAGCTCGTTCTTTCCCATCCCGCCCGACGTCATGCTGGTGCCCATGGTGCTGGCGCGGCGCGACAAGGCCTTCACCATCGCCACCGTCTGCACCGTGGCCTCGGTGCTGGGCGGCCTGCTGGGCTACGCCATCGGCTACTACCTGTTCGAGACCATCGGCGCCTGGGTGGTGCGGATCTACAGCCTGCAGGGCGCGCTCGAAAACTTCCGCGCCGGCTTCGACGAGTACGGCGTGTGGATCATCCTGATCAAGGGCCTGACGCCGATTCCCTACAAGCTGGTGACCATCGCCAGCGGCGCCGCCCATTTCGATCTCTTCACCTTCACCTGGGCCTCGATCGTCACCCGTGGCGCGCGCTTCTTCCTCGTGGCGTGGCTGCTGTGGCAATTCGGCGAGCCGATCCGCGCCTTCATCGAGAAGCGGCTCACCCTGCTGACCTGGCTGTTCCTGATCGCGCTGGTCGGCGGCTTCGTCGCCTTCCGCTATCTGTTCTGACCATGAAGGTCACGGCGCACCACGCCAACGCGCTGGGCTGCGTCTGCGGCGCCTGGCGCATATGGGCGCTGAGCGACGGCTATGCCGAGATGCCGGCAACGCTGCTGAAGGAGCCCGACGGGCGCGTGCACGCGCTGCCGTCCTCGCTCGAGCGGGCGGGCGCGATGCTGCGGCTGTCGGTGAACTGCTTCCTGCTGCAGGGCCCCAATGCTGACGGCATGCTGATCGACTGCGGTGCCGGCGGCAGCTGGGATCCGACCATGGGCCATCTCGAGGCGGCGTTGCGGGCGGCCGGCGTCGATGCCGCGTCGATCGCCACCGTGGCGCTCACCCACACCCACAGCGATCACATCAACGGCCTGCTGACGCCCGATGGCCGCGAGCTCTTCCCGAAGCTCGCGCGCATCGCGATCGCCAAGGACGCCGCGCCGAAATTCCGCGCCGAGAAGAACCTGCAGCGCTTCCAGCACCTGCTTGTGCCGATCGCCGGCGGCGATCGGCTCGCCGAGGGCGTGAGCGCGGTGGCGATGCCGGGCCACGCGATCGGCCACATGGGCTATCGGTTGAGCACCGGCGCCGGCGACATCCTGTTCTGCGGCGACGTGATCCACGTGCACGCCGCGCAGTTCGCGCGGCCGGAGCTCAGCTGGACCTACGACGACGACCAGGCGATCGCGCGCGCCACGCGCATCGGCCTGCTGCGCGACGCGGCGCAGTCCGGCTCCTGGCTCGCCGGCGCCCATGTCGACTTCCCCGGCATCGGCCGCATTGCCGCGCAGGGGCAGGGCTTTGC is part of the Alphaproteobacteria bacterium genome and harbors:
- a CDS encoding DedA family protein, with amino-acid sequence MIRRLYDWVIALAGHRRAIPAMGVVSFAESSFFPIPPDVMLVPMVLARRDKAFTIATVCTVASVLGGLLGYAIGYYLFETIGAWVVRIYSLQGALENFRAGFDEYGVWIILIKGLTPIPYKLVTIASGAAHFDLFTFTWASIVTRGARFFLVAWLLWQFGEPIRAFIEKRLTLLTWLFLIALVGGFVAFRYLF
- a CDS encoding MBL fold metallo-hydrolase; the protein is MKVTAHHANALGCVCGAWRIWALSDGYAEMPATLLKEPDGRVHALPSSLERAGAMLRLSVNCFLLQGPNADGMLIDCGAGGSWDPTMGHLEAALRAAGVDAASIATVALTHTHSDHINGLLTPDGRELFPKLARIAIAKDAAPKFRAEKNLQRFQHLLVPIAGGDRLAEGVSAVAMPGHAIGHMGYRLSTGAGDILFCGDVIHVHAAQFARPELSWTYDDDQAIARATRIGLLRDAAQSGSWLAGAHVDFPGIGRIAAQGQGFAFEPLPPPAGGRR